In Helianthus annuus cultivar XRQ/B chromosome 3, HanXRQr2.0-SUNRISE, whole genome shotgun sequence, a single window of DNA contains:
- the LOC110931419 gene encoding F-box protein CPR1: protein MHHKLFISTIKSKSHFITTMSDVPTDVLVNILSRLPVKSLLRFRTVSKPLCALIDSPYFVNLHRQRQSMKTDKVLVFSRGVGSSTSAISFCFDSLPTTVRLEPPIDRTLFPYIIGSCHGFICFCSWPMGRVILLWNPSTRKYREVPASLDYPPINNVLKAVDQVGYDHVNNDYKVVRLTQSGDSVRLDSKVFVYSLNFERWLPVEQTFPYDFLLVSCRGQGACVSGAVHWLLNQKPDSDNDYLMVSFDLASQSFQSVPLPEFFNNYENIDIGVFEGCLCVVGSGGYCVDVWVMGEYEVKESWSKLLALTSRNLKNGCSVLSLLCPRLFTRIALLSLEMNK, encoded by the coding sequence ATGCACCACAAGTTATTCATCTCCACCATCAAATCAAAATCCCATTTTATTACAACAATGTCAGACGTTCCAACGGATGTACTCGTTAACATTCTCTCGCGCTTGCCTGTGAAGTCTCTTCTCCGGTTTAGAACCGTCTCCAAACCCTTGTGTGCCCTAATTGACAGCCCTTACTTTGTCAATCTTCATAGGCAACGACAATCCATGAAAACCGACAAAGTTCTTGTTTTTTCTAGAGGTGTCGGTTCCTCAACTTCCGCCATTTCTTTCTGTTTCGATTCACTTCCAACTACTGTTCGGTTGGAACCTCCTATTGATAGGACTCTTTTCCCGTACATTATCGGCTCTTGCCATGGGTTTATATGCTTTTGTAGTTGGCCAATGGGTCGGGTAATTCTATTGTGGAACCCGTCAACCCGAAAGTATAGAGAGGTACCCGCATCACTAGACTACCCACCGATTAACAATGTTCTAAAGGCGGTTGACCAAGTAGGTTATGATCACGTAAACAATGACTATAAGGTGGTGAGATTGACACAGTCTGGCGACAGTGTGCGGTTAGATTCGAAAGTTTTTGTTTACAGTCTGAATTTTGAACGGTGGCTACCTGTGGAACAGACATTTCCTTACGATTTTCTCCTTGTGAGTTGTAGGGGTCAAGGTGCTTGTGTTAGTGGTGCAGTCCACTGGCTGTTAAATCAAAAACCCGATTCGGATAACGATTACTTGATGGTTAGTTTTGACCTTGCTAGTCAAAGCTTTCAATCGGTGCCACTACCCGAGTTTTTTAATAATTACGAGAATATAGATATAGGAGTATTTGAAGGATGTCTTTGTGTGGTTGGTAGTGGTGGGTATTGTGTGGATGTTTGGGTAATGGGAGAATATGAAGTGAAGGAATCATGGAGCAAGTTGCTTGCATTGACATCAAGAAATCTAAAAAACGGATGTTCCGTGCTCAGTCTCCTCTGTCCACGTTTGTTTACCAGGATAGCCTTGCTTAGCTTAGAAATGAACAAATAG
- the LOC110927652 gene encoding F-box protein CPR1, translating to MSDVPPDALVNILSRLPVKSLLRCRSLSKTERALIDSPHFVNLHTKQSMKTDKLLVSSKRTYSSTSFRPLNLDSPQTSVELETPFDTTDFPKVLGTCHGLVCLSNMPFDRFIVLWNPATQKYKVILTPMVYPSSSNVLIAFNQVGYDHVNDDYKVVRLIQTGGYVWLNSMVFVYSLKLNMWRSVEQRFPYYFNLALCQGQGVCVNSALHWVVSKKPHLGNDLLVSFDLASQSFRLVPHPECFNSDMITSLGVLGGCLCVVGYRELRSNDVWVMGEYGVKEWWSKLVALTSGNVSRCVFLSVRPITYLKNGKEVVLEVNQQWFEIYDIEKKTSRQIMIGDSSRRISTYVYQETLVRL from the coding sequence ATGTCAGACGTTCCACCAGATGCACTCGTCAATATTCTCTCGCGCTTACCGGTGAAGTCTCTTCTTCGATGTAGATCTCTTTCCAAAACCGAGCGTGCTCTGATTGACAGCCCTCACTTTGTCAATCTTCATACGAAACAATCCATGAAAACCGACAAACTTCTCGTGTCTTCTAAACGCACCTATTCCTCAACTTCCTTTCGTCCCTTAAATTTGGACTCGCCTCAAACTTCTGTGGAGTTGGAAACTCCTTTCGATACGACCGATTTCCCTAAGGTTCTCGGCACTTGCCATGGTCTCGTATGTTTATCCAACATGCCATTTGATCGGTTCATCGTATTGTGGAACCCCGCAACCCAAAAGTATAAGGTGATATTGACACCAATGGTCTATCCATCGAGTTCCAATGTTCTAATCGCCTTTAATCAAGTAGGTTATGATCATGTAAACGATGACTATAAGGTAGTTAGATTGATACAAACTGGTGGATACGTGTGGTTGAATTCGATGGTTTTCGTTTACAGTCTTAAGCTGAACATGTGGCGATCCGTGGAGCAAAGATTTCCTTACTATTTTAACCTTGCGTTGTGTCAGGGTCAAGGCGTGTGTGTGAACAGTGCGTTACACTGGGTCGTAAGTAAAAAACCCCATTTGGGTAACGACTTGTTGGTTAGTTTTGACCTTGCGAGTCAAAGCTTTCGGTTGGTCCCACATCCTGAGTGTTTTAACAGTGACATGATTACGAGTTTGGGAGTGTTAGGAGGATGTCTTTGTGTTGTTGGTTATCGCGAGTTGCGCAGCAACGATGTTTGGGTGATGGGGGAGTACGGAGTGAAGGAATGGTGGAGTAAGTTGGTTGCGTTGACGTCGGGAAATGTGTCGAGGTGTGTTTTTCTAAGTGTAAGACCAATCACGTATTTGAAAAACGGAAAGGAAGTTGTCTTGGAGGTTAACCAACAATGGTTTGAGATTTATGATATTGAAAAGAAGACATCCAGACAAATAATGATCGGTGATTCGTCTCGTCGTATCTCCACATATGTTTATCAGGAGACCCTTGTTAGACTTTAG